DNA sequence from the Nitrospira sp. CR1.1 genome:
CCTACATCGTAATGTTATAAGCCAGTCATGCATAAATGTGACAAATGCCGCGGAACAATGTTGCCGGAACGGGCGGTTGATCTGAATGCTGGATTGGCGATCACAGTGCTTGCTTGCCTGAACTGTGGCCGCCGAAAGGCAGCAGATGCAGAACCGAGACCGATCACGTCGCGACACTGACCCGTTGCAGGAACAATCGATTCAGAGCGCTCACATGCGATGAGTAGAGGGTGTCAGCGACAGACCCCCTACAGTACCGTCCTCCGCTGGACTTCCGTACAACCTCCATTGCACGATAAGCCTCCACGCTCCTCTCCACGGCCAACACACAGAGCCAACTGCCGGTTACGTCTACTCCCAAACAATTATCCCTCACTTCAACGATAACTGGATCGAAACAGGTGCGGATGAGAGAATTTTCCGGCGTTTCCTGGTCCGGAAGTGTCCAAGCATCTTCAAGGAGAGACGGAACTGACTGCAGAATCGGCTATTTGAGACTCAAAACATCAAGCATGTCATAGAGACCGGCCGGCTGCTTCACCACCCATCGCGCCGCCCGTAGCGCTCCTCGCGCAAATGTATCCCGACTGCTGGCACGGTGAGTCAGCTCGATTCGTTCGCCCATGGTCCCAAACATCACCGTGTGGTCTCCGACAATGTCGCCCGCTCGAATTGTCTGAATACCAATCTCTCCCTTTTTACGCTCGCCAATCAGTCCCTTGCGCGCATACACACCGACCTGTCCAAGATCTCTGTTGACCGCCCGGGCCAGGACTTCCGCCATTTTGAGAGCGGTACCGCTCGGGGCGTCTTTTTTGAGTCGATGGTGCGCTTCAATCACTTCGATGTCATAGTCCTCACCAAGGGTCTTCGCCATTTCCGCGATCACCTTGTAGATGACGTTGACTCCCACGCTCATATTGGGCGAGAACACACACGGGATCTGCTTACTCACGCTTCGAAGCTCGTCCAATTCAGACGGGGAAAATCCGGTCGTCCCAATCACAATTCCCCGGCGATGCTGAGCCACGATCCTTAAATGGCCGAGCGTCGCTGCAGGAGTCGTAAAGTCCACGACGACTTCCCCTCGCTCCATCAGGCTTGAAAGATCTTCGACGATCGGCACCCCCGTACGCCCGCAGCCGGCGACCTCCCCCGAGTCTTCGCCTAAAGCATGATGGCCCTTACTCTCCACGGCTCCCGCCAGGGTCAGAAATGCTGAATCTTTGACCAAGGACACAAGACGAGAGCCCATTCGTCCCGCAGCCCCAGTGACAACAACCTTGATCATGGCACCATCCTTCAGAACGAGCAGGCCGACTACACCAGGCCAGCGGCCTTTAGCACAGCCAGCAGTTTTCCCTTATTTTCATTTCCCATGGGGCAGAGCGGCAACCGTATCTCAGGTGCGATCCTGCCCATCAGATGTAATGCTTCTTTGACAGGAATGGGGTTGGTCTCATAGAACAACGCCGTAAAGAGAGGGTACAGCTCATAGTGCATTGCGCGCGCGGCCTCGAGTCGGCCATCGCGAAATGCATTGACCAGCTGAGCCATCTTCGTTGGAACGAGATTGGCCGTGACCGTAATGACGCCCTTACCGCCGACCGCCATCATTGGCAGGGTCAGAGCATCATCACCAGCCAATACGGTCAGGCGTTCCCCGCAGAGCTGAATGATTTCGGATGCCTGCTGAACCGAACCGCTTCCTTCCTTAATCGCAACCACCGTCGGACAGACAGTCAGGCGCGCGATGGTGGCGGGCATCATGTTCACACCGGTTCGACCGGGAATATTGTAGACAACGAGCGGAAGGTCGACAGATTCGGCCACCGCCTTATAATGCAGAAACAGACCTTCCTGGGTAGGCTTGTTATAATACGGCGTAATCAGCAGGGCCCCATCCACACCGGCTGCTTTTGCGTGCTTCGTCAGGGCAATCGCTTCTTCCGTGCTATTGGATCCTGTCCCCGCAACCACCGGCACACGACGCCTGACCACTTCCACAGTGAAGGCCACTACACGATCATGCTCGGCATGTGTCAGTGTGGCAGATTCACCGGTGGTCCCGCAGGGAACAATCCCGTGTGTACCGCTGGCAATTTGCCATTCGATGAGATCACCGAGGGCGCGCTCATCCAGTTTGTCGTTCTTAAACGGCGTGACAATGGCAATCAAAGACCCTGTAAACATGGGGCGCTCCATCACGAACGAAAGTAACAACCTGACTTATGAAAGAAACTCCGGCACCTGTTCGCCGCGCACCAAGTCCTCGTAACTTTCGCGCGACCGAATTACATGATACTGCCCTTCGTGCACCAAGACCTCCGGGATACGAGGACGAGAATTATAATTCGAGGACATGACAAATCCGTAGGCGCCTGCGCTCATCACGGCCATAAGATCACCAGCGCCCATTGCCGGCATCACCCTATCCTTCGCCAAAAAATCGCCCGATTCGCATACGGGTCCGACGACATCGACGGTCTTCTTCGCCCCATGCGTCACCTTCTCATACACCGGTCGAATATCGTGATAGGCATCATACAGGCTGGGGCGGATCAAATCGTTCATCGCCGCATCCACGATCAGGAATCGTTTGGCTTCGCCGTCCTTGGCATACAACACTTTTGTGAGCATTACCCCGGCATTCCCGACAATCACGCGGCCAGGTTCCATGATCAGCACGCATTTCAGATCGCGCACGAGCGGAGAAATCGCCTCGGCCAGGTCTTTGGGTTCCGGAGGGGTTTCATCGGAATAGGTAATCCCTAAGCCACCCCCGATATTGACATATCGAAGGGGAATTCCTTGTTCCGCCAGCGTCTGGACCATCGTCAACACTTTCTTCAGCGACTCGACAAACGGAGTCACTTGCGTCAGTTGAGATCCGATGTGTGCATGCAGCCCAACCACTTTGATATGGCTGAACGCCGCAGCATTCTTGAATTCTTCCATTGCACGATCGGCCGCAATTCCGAATTTGCTCTTTTTCAAGCCGGTGGAAATGTAGGGATGCGTTTTCGGGTCGATGTCGGGATTGATCCGCAACGCCACCCGCGCCTTCACCCCCATGGATGCCGCCACCTCGTTGATGGCCTGTAACTCCGCGGATGATTCGACATTAAACATGAGGATGTCGGCGCTCAAAGCGTCGCGAATTTCTTCCGGCTTTTTACCCACTCCCGCAAACACAATCTTCGAGGCCGGCACGCCCGCCTTCAAAGCGCGAAACAGTTCCCCACCCGAGACGATGTCGACTCCGCTTCCCTCTTTCGCCATGAGTCGAAGGACCGCCAGGTTCGAATTAGCCTTCATCGCAAAGGCGACAATGTGCGGGATGTTTTTAAAGGCGCCGTCGTAGACGCGGAAATGCCGGACTAACGTGTGATGGCTATACACATAACAGGGCGTGCCCACCTCTTTCGCAATACGCGAGAGCGGCACATCTTCGCAATACAGTTCCCCATTCCGATATTGAAAGTCGTGCATCGTAATAATCCTCGATCAACAATTCTGACGCGGCCTGTTAAAAGCGTTTCACCGACAGTCGTGGCAAATGAGGACTCGGCGGAATGCGTCCTAACAGCCCTGCGCCTATCTAGTCCCCATGGTTCTCCACGGAGGAATCGGCAACGGCTCCACATTCGGAGGGATCGGCGCCGCTTCAATCGTCACCCCGCTCGGCGCACTGGGCCGAGCGGCTGATCCCCGGATGCTCGCACCGGAGGCTATCAACCCTTCCCGTCTCAACTGCCGCTCGATCACGGGCGCCACCCCGACATCCTCAGGTGGAACCGGCGCACCCAAAACCCCGCATCCCGCCAAAACCATGCATGATACCGCCGCAAACAGGACAGGTCGTTGAACGGCCAGGCGCCTCGCACCGGCGGGCGTCATCCCTTCAGCGCCTTTTCGAGTTCCTTGATCCTCGCGTCCACACGACGTCGCGCCGTCCCGCCGATCTGGGCTTTTCGATCAATCGCGCCTCGCACAGTCAGACAACTCAGGACGTCCGGTTTAAAGTGCGCTGAAAATCCCTGCAATTCTTTCAGTGTCAGCCGTTGAAGGGAGCGCCGTTTCTCTAATGAGAATCGCACAATCTGTCCGGTAATGGAATGGGCTTCCCGGAAGGGGACTCCCGTCGTCACCAGATAGTCCGCCAGCTCCGTCGCCAACATGCCGCCGCCTTCGGCCGCTTCAGCCAGGACGTCCCGATTGACGACAAGCCGGCGCACCAGCTCCGTGCAGAGGACCAGCGATTGTCCGGTGGTATCCACTGCATCGAACAGCGCTTCCTTATCTTCCTGCAAATCCCGGTTGTAACTTAGCGGCAGACCTTTCAGGAGGGTCAGGGTTCCCATCAAATGACCGTACACCCGCCCGGTTTTTCCGCGAACCAACTCCGGGACGTCGGGATTCTTTTTTTGCGGCATCATACTGCTGCCGGTACAAAAGGTGTCAGGCAGATCCACGTAACGAAACTCCTGCGAGGCCCAAAGAATCAATTCTTCGCTCAACCGTGAGAGGTGCATCATGATCAGGGACAATGTACTGAGCACTTCCA
Encoded proteins:
- a CDS encoding 4-hydroxy-tetrahydrodipicolinate synthase, with protein sequence MFTGSLIAIVTPFKNDKLDERALGDLIEWQIASGTHGIVPCGTTGESATLTHAEHDRVVAFTVEVVRRRVPVVAGTGSNSTEEAIALTKHAKAAGVDGALLITPYYNKPTQEGLFLHYKAVAESVDLPLVVYNIPGRTGVNMMPATIARLTVCPTVVAIKEGSGSVQQASEIIQLCGERLTVLAGDDALTLPMMAVGGKGVITVTANLVPTKMAQLVNAFRDGRLEAARAMHYELYPLFTALFYETNPIPVKEALHLMGRIAPEIRLPLCPMGNENKGKLLAVLKAAGLV
- the lysA gene encoding diaminopimelate decarboxylase, producing MHDFQYRNGELYCEDVPLSRIAKEVGTPCYVYSHHTLVRHFRVYDGAFKNIPHIVAFAMKANSNLAVLRLMAKEGSGVDIVSGGELFRALKAGVPASKIVFAGVGKKPEEIRDALSADILMFNVESSAELQAINEVAASMGVKARVALRINPDIDPKTHPYISTGLKKSKFGIAADRAMEEFKNAAAFSHIKVVGLHAHIGSQLTQVTPFVESLKKVLTMVQTLAEQGIPLRYVNIGGGLGITYSDETPPEPKDLAEAISPLVRDLKCVLIMEPGRVIVGNAGVMLTKVLYAKDGEAKRFLIVDAAMNDLIRPSLYDAYHDIRPVYEKVTHGAKKTVDVVGPVCESGDFLAKDRVMPAMGAGDLMAVMSAGAYGFVMSSNYNSRPRIPEVLVHEGQYHVIRSRESYEDLVRGEQVPEFLS
- the dapB gene encoding 4-hydroxy-tetrahydrodipicolinate reductase, translating into MIKVVVTGAAGRMGSRLVSLVKDSAFLTLAGAVESKGHHALGEDSGEVAGCGRTGVPIVEDLSSLMERGEVVVDFTTPAATLGHLRIVAQHRRGIVIGTTGFSPSELDELRSVSKQIPCVFSPNMSVGVNVIYKVIAEMAKTLGEDYDIEVIEAHHRLKKDAPSGTALKMAEVLARAVNRDLGQVGVYARKGLIGERKKGEIGIQTIRAGDIVGDHTVMFGTMGERIELTHRASSRDTFARGALRAARWVVKQPAGLYDMLDVLSLK